From Lolium perenne isolate Kyuss_39 chromosome 5, Kyuss_2.0, whole genome shotgun sequence, a single genomic window includes:
- the LOC127302523 gene encoding plant UBX domain-containing protein 8, whose translation MAWPQQEAIDTFIGITGADEAVAVRNLEEHAGDLNQAVNSYFNDGPGTANTINQTIGPVNLDDMELDGPLDNAFQRSLYPEALHDPFALMDPNFQQMVFDRAGSAGTASHDAQGSHPIEATVDVKDSNIQTGPSGQASIIENVTGHGSLYGPGGRETIIIDDDEDELPYGLSSQHASFPSSAPQPNPPLPTAPPLVHVPDNDIEEEMIRAAIEASKREAEELANTAEQERTQHLDGINLGDHSSEDMQTAGATVGRQELVTGMAGTSTQLTDGESSQEDTEDVEEEPLVRRRSRRIPSGDTESRQPIVPVDSPPSSSQPENSDHQYSRTDFPSEWGGISSEEHDEAVMLEAAMFGGIPEAPAYPSSIPSHASSSHYPQVVHSPPPELTEQRLLREQQDDEYLASLQADQEKEMKTLQEAELRQLQETAARESALEKQKQEEEERLKKQLEKEELESSLAAKQASLPSEPPSDAEGVITLVVRMPDGSRQGRRFLKSDKFQCLFDFLDVGRTCRPGTYKLVRTYPRRAFTPADGDQSFSELGLTSKQEALFIEQITE comes from the exons ATGGCGTGGCCGCAGCAGGAGGCGATCGACACCTTCATCGGCATCACCGGGGCCGACGAGGCCGTCGCCGTCCGCAACCTCGAG GAACATGCTGGTGACCTTAACCAGGCAGTCAATTCGTACTTCAATGATGGACCCGGCACAGC gaacacaatcaatcaaacTATTGGGCCTGTTAATCTTGATGATATGGAGCTGGACGGACCACTTGATAACGCATTTCAAAGATCTTTGTACCCTGAAGCTCTGCATGACCCTTTTGCATTGATGGATCCAAATTTCCAGCAAATGGTTTTTGACAGAGCTGGCTCAGCTGGTACTGCCAGTCATGATGCACAAGGTTCACACCCTATAGAGGCAACTGTCGATGTTAAAGATAGCAACATTCAAACAGGTCCTTCTGGCCAGGCTTCTATCATTGAGAATGTCACTGGGCATGGGTCTTTGTATGGCCCAGGAGGTCGTGAGACCATCATAAttgatgatgacgaggatgagTTACCATATGGTCTATCCTCTCAGCATGCTAGTTTCCCTAGCAGTGCACCGCAGCCAAACCCTCCTTTGCCAACTGCTCCTCCACTGGTTCATGTGCCAGACAATGACATAGAAGAGGAAATGATTCGGGCTGCAATTGAAGCTTCAAAAAGAGAGGCTGAAGAGCTGGCAAAT ACAGCAGAACAAGAACGGACTCAACATCTTGATGGAATAAATTTGGGGGATCATTCTTCTGAAGACATGCAAACTGCAGGTGCAACAGTGGGAAG GCAAGAATTAGTTACAGGAATGGCTGGAACATCGACACAACTAACAGATGGAGAGAGCTCACAAGAGGACACTGAGGATGTTGAAGAAGAGCCATTAGTTAGACGCCGTTCTAGGCGCATCCCTTCTGGAGACACAGAGTCAAGACAGCCTATTGTCCCAGTTGATAGCCCTCCCTCAAGTTCACAGCCTGAAAACAGTGATCACCAGTATAGCAGAACTGATTTCCCATCAGAG TGGGGTGGCATTTCTTCTGAGGAACATGATGAAgctgttatgcttgaggctgcaatGTTTGGTGGAATTCCTGAAGCACCAGCATATCCATCATCTATTCCATCCCATGCAAGCTCGAGTCATTATCCCCAAGTAGTGCATTCTCCACCACCGGAATTAACTGAACAACGGTTATTACGAGAGCAGCAG GATGACGAGTACCTGGCATCACTCCAAGCTGATCAAGAAAAGGAGATGAAGACTCTACAAGAAGCTGAGCTGCGTCAGTTGCAAGAAACTGCTGCAAGAGAATCTGCTCTTGAGAAACAAAAGCAAGAGGAGGAGGAAAGACTTAAAAAGCAACTCGAGAAAGAG GAGCTTGAGTCAAGTCTTGCCGCCAAACAAGCATCATTGCCATCAGAGCCACCGTCAGACGCGGAAGGTGTTATCACACTTGTAGTTCGCATGCCTGATGGTAGTCGACAGGGGCGTCGCTTTTTGAAATCTGATAAGTTTCAG TGCCTTTTTGATTTCTTAGATGTTGGGCGGACTTGCAGGCCAGGAACCTACAAACTG GTACGGACTTATCCCAGACGCGCTTTTACCCCTGCCGATGGTGACCAATCTTTTAGTGAACTTGGGTTAACGAGCAAGCAGGAAGCTTTATTCATAGAGCAGATCACCGAATAG
- the LOC127302524 gene encoding protein YY1, whose translation MAVSTAQLQPRAVAALWVLLVLLLLGTRAADAQQQGTCGQQLTGLAPCARYSVPPAPGQALAVPGPECCSALGSVSRDCACGAIDIINSLPAKCGLPRVTCQ comes from the exons ATGGCGGTGAGCACGGCCCAGCTGCAGCCGCGCGCTGTGGCGGCGCTGTGggtgctcctcgtcctcctcctgctgGGGACGCGCGCGGCCGATGCGCAGCAGCAGGGCACCTGCGGGCAGCAGCTGACCGGGCTCGCCCCCTGCGCGCGCTACAGCGTGCCGCCGGCGCCCGGGCAGGCGCTGGCGGTGCCGGGGCCGGAGTGCTGCTCCGCGCTGGGCTCCGTGTCCCGCGACTGCGCCTGCGGCGCCATCGACATCATCAACAGCCTCCCCGCCAAGTGCGGCCTGCCGCGCGTCACCTGCC AGTGA